From the Verrucomicrobiia bacterium genome, the window TCCCTTGGTGGTTTTACCTTAAGTTGGTTAATTTTGGGCATTTTATTTTTCCCTCTGGTTTGGATAATTTCTTACTTTTTCATTCGACGTTCTATGATTTTTGAAAAAGAAACGTTGGCATCAATTAAAAGGGAATAATGATTATGTTTTGGGGTATTGATTTATGGATTTTTGCTTTTTCTTTTCTCATGGTTGGCGCGACTTTGGCCATGGGATTTTGGTCAGCGGGCAAATCCAAAACCGCGCATGATTTTTTTGTGGCGGGCCGTTCAGTTTCGGTCGGTTGGAATGCTGCAGCTATTTCGGGTGAATATCTTTCTGCCGCTTCATTCATGGGCGTAGCGGGAATGGTGATGAAGTTTGGTTATGATGCTCTTTGGTATCCCGTTTGTTATGCGTGCGGTTATCTATTTCTACTACTTTTTATTGCTGGCCCTTTAAGGCGATTTGGCGCTTATACTATTCCCGATTTTGCGGAAGGAAGATTTGATTCTCCACTCTTTCGCAAAATTGCAGTGATTTTTGTTCTGTGCATTGGTTTTTTTTATACCATGCCACAAATGAAGGGCGCCGGTACAGCGCTGGCTTATATTTTTCCCGGATTACCCTATGAAATCGGTGTGGTAGTGGTAGGCGCAGTCATTACGCTCAACGTGGCGATGGGAGGCATGAAAGGCATTACATTGGTGCAAGCATTTCAATATTGGGCAAAACTTTTTGCCATTTCAGCGCCAATTTTTGTATTGATGATGGTTTTCGGTTCTTACTCGTACCATTTAAAATTAAACCAGTCTTCCACATCGACTCCCGTTGTTATGGAATCATCTTCCTTAAAAAAAATCCTCCCACCTCAAGCGCCAGAAGATAAAAAATGGATTTCTCCGTTTGGCGCTCTAACAACCAAAGCAACAAGTGCGGCAGGTTTAACTCTAGAACAACAAAAAACTTATTCGTTGCTTTATACTTATTCTTTGATTGTGGCCCTAATATGTGGGACTGCAGGGTTGCCACATATTTTGGTTCGTTTTTATACCAATCCCGATGGAGCAGCAGCGAAACGCACGGCGATGTGGGTGATGATTTTGATCGGAGTTTTTTATCTTTTCACACCAATCTTTGGGGTTTTAGGGCGTAATTTATTACCAGAACTTTATGCAGCGACCGGTGCAAAAGGAACAGATAAAGTAGTTTTAGAATTGCCGCGTTTGGTCAATGAAAGATGGCCAATGGTAGGCTCAATCTTAAGTGGTATTACCTGTGCAGGTGCTTTTGCGGCATTTATGAGTACGTTTAGTGGGCTATTGGTTTCGATGACCGGCGCTTTAGCACATGATGTGTACGGTCGGATGCTGCGTCCGAAAGCTAGCACTCAAGAAAGATTGTTAGCTTTTAAAGTAGCTGCAGTTTTAGTCGGTGCCGTAGCTATTATTCTTGGAATGCAAGTGGAAAGGTTTGATATTAATTTTATGGTGGGACAAGCCTTTGCCATTGCAGCAGCAAGTTATTTTCCACTTTTATTTTTAAGCACGTGGTGGCGAGGCATTACGATGAAAGGAGCTGCAACAGGAATGTTGGGCGGAGGTATTCTTGCCTTAGCGGGCATTTCACTGACGAGTTTTAATGATTTGAAATGGATTCCACTAGCTGATTTTTGGATCCGATACCCTGTGCTGCGCATCCTTTGCGAACAACCCGCAATTTGGGCCGTGCCTTTGGCGATTGGGTTGATGATTATTGTTTCAAAATTAACGCGGCATGAAATTCCAAGCGACATCCGTATGAAGATGTTAGTCTTGCATTCGCCGGAAGGTTTGGGATTAAAACAGGAATATATCGAAGAACATCAACATGGACACTAGTGCCAAAACTACTCAACACTAAATCAAACGAAAGCGAGTGCCCACGAATTTATTCTGAGCGATTTGTGATAAAATTTTTGGATTTCGCCCATTGGCAATAATCGTCTCAACACCGCAACGAGCGGCTAGTTGGGCTGCCAATAATTTAGTTGTCATACCACCCACGGATCTTTCATTACTAGTACCAGTCGCCAAACAGGTAACAGTTTTATCGATTTTTTTAACTTCAGGAATTACTTGTTGTTTGGAATCGAGTAAGCCATCAACATTGGAAAGGATAATAAGTTTATCAGCTTTAACCATGACAGCAACATGCGCGGAAAGTTGATCGTTATCCCCCACTCGAATTTCCTCACCGGAAATGGCATCGTTTTCATTGATAAAAGGAATAAATTTTTTCTTTTTTAATAAAAGTGCCAAGGTTCGTTGCGCATTTTCATAACAATTACGACTGTCAATATCCCAATAAGTCAAAAGCATCTGCGCAGCTTGATATCCCTGACTCGATAACCGTTTTTGATATTCAGTCATCAAAGCAATTTGTCCTACCGTAGCGCACGCTTGTAATTCGCTCAAAGCTTGCGGCCTTTTACTCAACTTCATCGCCTGCATTCCTGCGCCAATGGCTCCCGAAGTTACGACAATGATTTCTATGCCTTGCTCTCGAAGTGTTAAGATTTGCTGAGTTAATTGAGCGAATTGTTTTCCATCTAAAATTCCATTAGATCGAGTCAAAATACCCGTGCCTAATTTCACTACCCAACGTTTCTTCATACGAAAGTAAAATAGCTAGCGACTTTATAAAAAGTGTCGAGAGGAGAAAAACGATCTTCGATATTAAAAAATATTTATCTAACAAAATTTCATTGCTAAATTTGTTCTATCCTTCTAATATAGCCTTTTTCCTATGAAAAAAACTCCCAAGGAACTAAAAATAAAACTATTTTTTTCAATTTATTCATTTTTGTGGATTTCACTTATTCCCTGTCGGCTTTTTGCCATTAGTCCACAGCCACCTGGTCAAATCATCACGCAAACCACTGAACATACCTTTGATCAGCCAGTCAATATTCCTTCAAACACTAATGATATTGCTGAAATTTTATTTGATATACAAGGCTTAGAGGGGGTCATTTGGGATGTGGATGTAAAAACTTTTATTCAATATGTAAGCCCTAAAGTTTTAACTCTTACCTTGGAATCTCCTACTGGGGAAAAAACCATTTTAATGTCTGAGGCAGGAAAGAAAATAAAGCAAAAAGAAATTTCTGTTAATCCACAACTTTATTTATTGGCTATTAATAATTCCCCTCCTAACTCACAACCCAATTCTTTTCCTTTTGAAAATATTAATGACCTAAACACCAACTTTTACAATCAGGTTCTTAATGGAACTTTATGGGACGATCAATCGCCTTTACCAATCACAGAAGTAGAATACTCGATTACAAACAAAAGTCATCAAGCAAGTGTTGCACCGGAAGGGGCGTTGGCTATTTTTAAAGGAAAAAATCCCAATGGAACTTGGAAATTAACTATCAAGTCAGGGGTGCCTACCGCAGTAACTAAAGGTTATTATGAATGGAATTGGACGGATCCTAATAATATAGCAATAGGTCCTTGTCAATTTTATGCCACAACTAATGAGTTCTGCGAGGCTAAACAAAGCGAATATAGTTGGGGCGATCTTAAAAAATGCAATCCTATTTTTGGCAATAATCAGTTTATTTTTTGTAATAATAATGTAGAAATTATAGATATATATACGGCAGTCGAATACATACTAAAAAGCCCTATTTATGTAAACAATTATAAAGATTATGGTGACCCTCAAAACATCACCAATTGCAGTCTCATTATTACCACGGCAAAAGGAACTCATCCGATTCAGTGGACTAATACAGTTGTCACCTTGAATCAAAATATTTTCAACAACTCTCTCATTAACTCTATTTTAACTATCACCAATCAAGGAAAAAACATTAAAGAGCTAGAAGTTTATACAGATATTGATCACAGTCAGCCAGGTGACTTAAGAATTTCGCTGACCTCTCCCTCTGGTAAAACAGCTTTACTATCAGGCAACAATGGAGGCAGTCCTAATAACGTTTTCGCTAATACCTTTTGGGATGATCAAGCGGTTACTCCAGCCACCGATGCAATTTACTTCAATAATATCGCCAAGCGTTCTTTGATTCCAGAAGGCGCTTTAGCGCTTTTTCTGGGTGAAAATCCCAATGGAAATTGGACTCTTAATATTTTGGATGAAGACGGTAATAATCCTAACAGCTTTGGAAAACTCGATGAATGGGGTTTGCGTTTAACCAGTTATGTAACACCTAAGCCCCCTTTGGCTTTAACGCCGCCACCTGAACCGCCTAAAACTCTTACCCTACAAACGGTTTCCTACACTAATTATCAACCTCACAGCATTCAAAATTTTTCTACCGCTATGATTCCCTTCAAAGTTTCCGGGTTGCAAGGATCGGTTTGGGATGTCGATCTGACGGCTTTTCTTCACCATACCTCTACAAAAGATTTAATTATTTCTCTCATTTCGCCCGATGGAAAAAAAGCGGTGCTCTCGTCAAACAATGGATTTCAACGTGGCCCTTTCCCAGAAAATTATTTTCCGCAAAATTTTGTTTTAGATTATAATGAAGCCGATCCTCCTAACATTCTCCCACCTTTCCCTTTTGATAATTTTGTATTAGCCGCTTACAGCAATTTGTTGAATGGCGTTAGTTGGAATGATCAAGCAGCCTTACCTATCACTGATGCCGATTATTCTTCCGATCTGCCTTTAGGCTTAGTTACACCCGAAGGCGCTATGGATATTTTTCGAGGTATTGATCCTAATGGAGATTGGAAATTAGAAATTCAAGATACTCGCGATAATCAACCTGTTTCGGGAACTGCTAAATGGTTCAATCAATCGGTTCAACACATGACCAGCTATCTTACTGAAGGTTTGGTTACCAACTGCTCCTTGCGTCTCACAGTCGTTCAAGGTGATTCGGAAACTAAAGACTGGGGTTTCACCAATGTCGTAGATAAAGTGTTAACGGATATTCCTCTGGAATCAAAACTTTCAATCAGTGGTGTGGGGAAAAAGTTGGAGCAAGTCAGGGTCTACACTAAAATTTCTCATCCTGCTTCAGGCAATCTTGATTTCACAATCACATCGCCTTCAGGAAAAACAGTTATTCTGTCAACAGGCAATAGCGGCAATACGCCTGATGCTTTTTTGGGGACAATTTGGGACGATCGCGCTTCGACTGATTTACGTGTCACCGATTTTAATTTTAATAACCAAGTAGCACCCCTTTTGGCTCCTGAAGGCGCGTTAGCTTTATTCCGAGGGGAAAATCCCAATGGAACATGGACCTTGACGGTTACCGATCACCAAGCTGCAGGAATTTTAGGAGAATGGGGATTGCTCATTACAGCTTATGCCGATTTCTTGGCCCCGATTGTTGACTATCCACCACCGCTACCGCCTCCGCCTGCTCCTCCCTACAGCCAAGGCAATGCTTACATCTTCGGGCAAAAAAGTAAAAATGCTTTTCTGCTGAAACAATACGATGGCACACTCATGGAAAAACCCAGAGCCATATCAGAACTTCCTGCAAAGTATAAAATCGTTGCTGCCAATTATTTTTCAGTTCTTGATTCCACGAACCAAATCTTGTGTTTAATTCTACAAAATAAAAATGAATTAATTGCAAAAGAAATAGGAGAGGATGGAGCCACTTTAAATAATGCACCCTTATATGTTCCTACTTTAACTGAGCGAAAAGATAAAATTGTGGCCAGTGGTGATATTAATCAAGATGGCTATAATGATTTAATTATTCAGGGAAAACGTAGAGCGGTTACCATACTGTACGGCCCTGATTTCCCTTCCTCCACACCTCTTACTAATAATTTCAGAAAATTAGGTAAAGTAACTGGTGTCGTAGACAATAAAATTTTGTCCAGAAAGCGAAATCTGCTCTACGCGACTTCACTGCCCACTAAAACTAATGAGTTTGTTGCCCCACCGGAAATTCTTGCCAATGGATTAAAAGCCTCACTCAAAATTTGTGGAGTCGCTGATATTTTAAAAACTCCAGGATTAGAATTAGTTATCCAAAACGGCAAACGGATAGGGTATGGTCCTTTAAATTTAAATGGCCCTTTTGGTTTTATTTACACCAATCGAAGTGACTTGAATATGGGTAAGGCAGTGGGGCCGCGCTAAGGATTAAAAAATTATAAATAACCAGTTTCACTTAATGAAAAATTATTTTTACTATCTTTTGAGCACATTGGTTTTTTCATCGATATGCATGTCACAAGCAGCTCCTATTTCACAACCCGCGCCTAATTCCGCGCTATTTACCTTTAGCACTTTACTAGATCAACCCACAGTTATCGCTGATTCTTCGACCAATTTCGGAACCTTCTTTTTGAATAATACTACAGGCACGGTTTGGGACGTGAATCTTGATATTTCGCTTTTTCATGGACGTCCTTCTGATTTAGAAATCTATCTCACCTCGCCCCAAGGCACACGTGTGACTTTAACAGCTGGCAATGGACCAACTAATTACGCCGATCTTTTTAACCCCTTGCTTTTCGACGATCAGGCACAAATTCCACTTTCTGATTATGTGATCACTAACAGTGGCTCAAAAACTACTTTAATTCCCGAAGGCTCCTTAGATAAATTTGAGGGCGAAAATCCTGAAGGCACCTGGCAACTGTCAGTCGTTGACACTCAATCGGGTTATAGCGGCATTCTTTCCAATGCTACGCTTACAGTCACCACTATGACTGAGCTTGATATTACCCACACCCACACAGTCACCGTCACCAACCCAGCCGCTTTGCTCGATCTTGATCAGGAGAACAATCTTTTTACTGTAACAGTCACCAACATTGGTCATTTTTTGGCACAAGTCAAAGTGCAAACCTGGCTTCAGCATCCCATCTGCTCCGATCTAGATATTTATTTAATCTCGCCAGCGGGCACTTTCATGGCTCTTACAACAGATAACGGCCAAAAAAAAGCTAATGTTTTTTATGGAACAACTTGGGACGATCACGCTTCCATCTTAGTGACTCAAGCCACTTATACAAACGACTCGCCTTATGAATATTTAGTTCCTGAAGGAGCTCTGGCTGCATGCAAAGGAGAAAATCCCAACGGAACATGGACTTTACTCATTGTCGATGACACGGAATTTGATACGGGAACATTGGAGAAATGGAGCCTGACTTTTGAAACCCTACCAGGATTGATCACCGATGTAACGGGCGATGATTTTACTGATATTATCACTGTAAAGAAAAAGTCAGTTTACGTAATTCCGATGAAAAACGGTGCTCCAATCGGAGGCGCTTTATTAGCGGGTTTTATTCCCAACAAAAAATACAAACCTGTTGCCGTCAATGAATTCACAGGCGATCAACAAGCAGACCTTTTGTTACAACATGATACCTTTCTCACAATCCTAGCTTTCTCTAATAGTTATCTCATTAACAATCCTATCGACCTAGGAGTCACGATTAACCCCAACTATCAAGTTGTTGCCACCTCTGATTTAAATCAAGATGGATTGATTGATTTCATTTCGCAAAACAAAAGTCAACTCGGCGTTACGCTTACGCACAAAAAAGAAAATGCAGTCAGTTACCAATTCCAGCAACTCGAAATAGGACAAAGCGGAACTATTGTTGGTATAAATCGCACCAATCTTTTTCAGCAAATCAAATCCACTCTCTACTCTATCCCAATTGTTTATGAAGGTAGCAATAGTTTTCATCTCGGCGAACCGGTCATGATAAGTTCCGATATTCGTCCTTCTTTTAAAATTAGAGGAGTGGCCGAGTTATCTCCCTTAAATCCTGGCAGTGAATTCATTATTCAACAAGGTTCAGCGATCGCCTATGGGCCTACCAATGTAGCACGCCATATTAAACCTTTTTATAAAGGAAAAGGTCGTGGCAATCTCGGTAAAGTCATTGGACCAAAATAAATTTCAATTTTAGCTTAATCTTTCAAAATTAAGCGTATAAGTTTTTCTAATTTTAAAATTTTTTATTTTTTACATTATTTTTACACCATTTCCCTTTCTTTTTGCAAAAATGTGAATAAATTGCCCCATTGTTTTATTGTTATGCCAAGGAAAATTTATTTAGCTGTGTTTTGTATGCTGACATTGTCTTACTCAGCAAGGGCGGTGTCACCCCAACCTCCGAATGGAAATAATGTTTCTTCAAAAAGCGTTGTTTTTGACCAAAATCAACCTCTGCCAATTCCTATGAATGGCGATCCCATGGAGGTTACTTTTAATGTTCAGGGAGTGGAAGGCAACGTTTGGGATATAGATCTAGAAACTTTTATTAAGCATTTCACACCAAATGATTTAACTATCATTTTAACAAGTCCATCTGGAAAAAGTGTCACTCTCATGTCGCATGAAGGCAAAGCCATGCAACAAACGAATATTGTTAGCGATCTAGCCGTGTTGCATACCAATACTGTTCCCCCTAACGCCAAACCTGATTTTCCCTTCGGTGATTTTAATCTTCAATTTTTCAACGAAGTACTCAATGGAGCTCTCTGGGACGATCAAGCGGAGTTAACTGTTGGACAAGTTCAATATTCTACCATGGCTCAATCACAACAACCCACCCTACAGCCCGAGGGTGCTTTGGACGCTTTTCGTGGGGAAAACCCCAATGGTTTTTGGAAATTGACCATTATTGATAAAACGCCTAACACCCAAATCACAGTTACAGGCACTGAAACATGGGAGTGGACTAATGATGATGAAGGATTTCCAATTGCTATTTTGCCTGGTCCTCCAGGGCAATACCAAATCGACTTCGTTTGTGATAACAAACAAATGCAATTTCAGTGGGGTAGTTTAATCACTTGTGATCATACTTTCTTATTTTATAATCCTAATCTTGATGAAACTGGCTATGATTTTTTCTTTAGACTCAAAGCTGATTCAGAGCTACCAATAAATAACAGCGATCAAGAGCTAATCAGTGCCACATTGCACATCACT encodes:
- a CDS encoding proprotein convertase P-domain-containing protein; this encodes MKKTPKELKIKLFFSIYSFLWISLIPCRLFAISPQPPGQIITQTTEHTFDQPVNIPSNTNDIAEILFDIQGLEGVIWDVDVKTFIQYVSPKVLTLTLESPTGEKTILMSEAGKKIKQKEISVNPQLYLLAINNSPPNSQPNSFPFENINDLNTNFYNQVLNGTLWDDQSPLPITEVEYSITNKSHQASVAPEGALAIFKGKNPNGTWKLTIKSGVPTAVTKGYYEWNWTDPNNIAIGPCQFYATTNEFCEAKQSEYSWGDLKKCNPIFGNNQFIFCNNNVEIIDIYTAVEYILKSPIYVNNYKDYGDPQNITNCSLIITTAKGTHPIQWTNTVVTLNQNIFNNSLINSILTITNQGKNIKELEVYTDIDHSQPGDLRISLTSPSGKTALLSGNNGGSPNNVFANTFWDDQAVTPATDAIYFNNIAKRSLIPEGALALFLGENPNGNWTLNILDEDGNNPNSFGKLDEWGLRLTSYVTPKPPLALTPPPEPPKTLTLQTVSYTNYQPHSIQNFSTAMIPFKVSGLQGSVWDVDLTAFLHHTSTKDLIISLISPDGKKAVLSSNNGFQRGPFPENYFPQNFVLDYNEADPPNILPPFPFDNFVLAAYSNLLNGVSWNDQAALPITDADYSSDLPLGLVTPEGAMDIFRGIDPNGDWKLEIQDTRDNQPVSGTAKWFNQSVQHMTSYLTEGLVTNCSLRLTVVQGDSETKDWGFTNVVDKVLTDIPLESKLSISGVGKKLEQVRVYTKISHPASGNLDFTITSPSGKTVILSTGNSGNTPDAFLGTIWDDRASTDLRVTDFNFNNQVAPLLAPEGALALFRGENPNGTWTLTVTDHQAAGILGEWGLLITAYADFLAPIVDYPPPLPPPPAPPYSQGNAYIFGQKSKNAFLLKQYDGTLMEKPRAISELPAKYKIVAANYFSVLDSTNQILCLILQNKNELIAKEIGEDGATLNNAPLYVPTLTERKDKIVASGDINQDGYNDLIIQGKRRAVTILYGPDFPSSTPLTNNFRKLGKVTGVVDNKILSRKRNLLYATSLPTKTNEFVAPPEILANGLKASLKICGVADILKTPGLELVIQNGKRIGYGPLNLNGPFGFIYTNRSDLNMGKAVGPR
- a CDS encoding proprotein convertase P-domain-containing protein, which encodes MSQAAPISQPAPNSALFTFSTLLDQPTVIADSSTNFGTFFLNNTTGTVWDVNLDISLFHGRPSDLEIYLTSPQGTRVTLTAGNGPTNYADLFNPLLFDDQAQIPLSDYVITNSGSKTTLIPEGSLDKFEGENPEGTWQLSVVDTQSGYSGILSNATLTVTTMTELDITHTHTVTVTNPAALLDLDQENNLFTVTVTNIGHFLAQVKVQTWLQHPICSDLDIYLISPAGTFMALTTDNGQKKANVFYGTTWDDHASILVTQATYTNDSPYEYLVPEGALAACKGENPNGTWTLLIVDDTEFDTGTLEKWSLTFETLPGLITDVTGDDFTDIITVKKKSVYVIPMKNGAPIGGALLAGFIPNKKYKPVAVNEFTGDQQADLLLQHDTFLTILAFSNSYLINNPIDLGVTINPNYQVVATSDLNQDGLIDFISQNKSQLGVTLTHKKENAVSYQFQQLEIGQSGTIVGINRTNLFQQIKSTLYSIPIVYEGSNSFHLGEPVMISSDIRPSFKIRGVAELSPLNPGSEFIIQQGSAIAYGPTNVARHIKPFYKGKGRGNLGKVIGPK
- the proB gene encoding glutamate 5-kinase; amino-acid sequence: MKKRWVVKLGTGILTRSNGILDGKQFAQLTQQILTLREQGIEIIVVTSGAIGAGMQAMKLSKRPQALSELQACATVGQIALMTEYQKRLSSQGYQAAQMLLTYWDIDSRNCYENAQRTLALLLKKKKFIPFINENDAISGEEIRVGDNDQLSAHVAVMVKADKLIILSNVDGLLDSKQQVIPEVKKIDKTVTCLATGTSNERSVGGMTTKLLAAQLAARCGVETIIANGRNPKILSQIAQNKFVGTRFRLI
- a CDS encoding cation acetate symporter, which translates into the protein MFWGIDLWIFAFSFLMVGATLAMGFWSAGKSKTAHDFFVAGRSVSVGWNAAAISGEYLSAASFMGVAGMVMKFGYDALWYPVCYACGYLFLLLFIAGPLRRFGAYTIPDFAEGRFDSPLFRKIAVIFVLCIGFFYTMPQMKGAGTALAYIFPGLPYEIGVVVVGAVITLNVAMGGMKGITLVQAFQYWAKLFAISAPIFVLMMVFGSYSYHLKLNQSSTSTPVVMESSSLKKILPPQAPEDKKWISPFGALTTKATSAAGLTLEQQKTYSLLYTYSLIVALICGTAGLPHILVRFYTNPDGAAAKRTAMWVMILIGVFYLFTPIFGVLGRNLLPELYAATGAKGTDKVVLELPRLVNERWPMVGSILSGITCAGAFAAFMSTFSGLLVSMTGALAHDVYGRMLRPKASTQERLLAFKVAAVLVGAVAIILGMQVERFDINFMVGQAFAIAAASYFPLLFLSTWWRGITMKGAATGMLGGGILALAGISLTSFNDLKWIPLADFWIRYPVLRILCEQPAIWAVPLAIGLMIIVSKLTRHEIPSDIRMKMLVLHSPEGLGLKQEYIEEHQHGH